The window CCGCCCGTCGAGGTGACCGTGGAGGGCCCGGTGGTGGCGGTCCGCGACCACGGGCCCGGGTACCCGCCCGAGCTGATCGAGCAGGGCCCGCAGCGCTTCCGCACCGGGGACCCGGGACGCGGGCGCGGCCACGGGCTGGGGCTCACGATCGTGGTGGGGCAGGCGGCGGTGCTGGAGATCGCGCTGAGCTTCGCCAACGCGCCGGACGGCGGCGCGCTGACGACGCTCGCTCTTCCCGTCGGGCGGCTGCCGGACGGGAGTTGACCGCGACGGGCCGATGCTTCACGCGAGCTGTGTTTCACGTGAAACATCGACCCAACAACGGGATCAGACGCCGATGTTCTTGCCGTCCTTGCGCCAGACCGAGACGACGGCCGGGCGGACGATCTTGCCGGGGCCGTCGGGCCACACCGACTGCGGCTTCTCGACGGACGCGCCGTCGATCTCGCCCGGGTGCTGGACGGCGACCAGGACGCGCTTGTCCTGGATGACCGGGCCGCAGGTCTCGGCGCCGCGCGGCACCGTCAGGAACTGCTTCAGCTCACCGCGGCGCTCACCGGCCGTCGCGACGCCGAACAGGCCGTCGTGGGAGCCGAGCTGGTTGCCGTCCGTGGAGATCCACAGGTTGCCGTGCGGGTCGAAGGCCACGTTGTCCGGGCAGGAGATCGGGCTGACCTTGTCCTTCGGGAAGCCCGCGAAGTAGGTCGCCGGGTCGTTCGGGTCGCCCGCGACCAGGAAGAGCCGCCAGGCGAAGCCGTCGCCGGCCGGGTCGTCGAAGTTCTCGGCGAGCTCCAGGATCTGGCCGTGCTTGTTCAGGTTGCGCGGGTTGGCCTCGGTCGCCCCCTCCGCCTTGCCGGGCTTGCCGCGGTCGGTGTTGTTCGTCAGCGCGACGTAGACGCGGCCGGTGCGCGGGGAGGGCTCGACGTCCTCGGGGCGGTCCATCTTGGTGGCGCCCACCTTGTCGGCGGCCTGGCGTGTGAAGACGTACACCTCGTCGGCGGTCATGCCCTCGACGTGCGAGACGTTGCCGGTGGCGAGCTTGATCCACACGCCGGAGCCGTCGAACTCACCGTCGGTGGGGAGCTTGCCGGAGCCGTCGAGCTCGGCGGCCGGGGAGTCGCCGGTGAGCTTCGCGACGTAGAGGGTGCCCTCGTCGAGCAGCGTGAGGTTGTGCTCCTTCGCCGCGCGCGAATTGCCCTTCTTCATCTGCTTCGACGAGACGAACTTGTAGAAGTAGTCGAAGCGCTCGTCGTCGCCCATGTAGACGACCGGACGGCCGTCCTCGGTCAGGCGGGGCTGCGCGGCCTCGTGCTTGAAGCGGCCGAGCGCGGTGCGCTTGCGCGGGACGGAGTTCACGTCGTACGGGTCCAGCTCGACGACCCAGCCGTGGCGGTGGGACTCGTTGGGCTCCTGGGCCACGTCGAAGCGCTTGTCGAACCGCTCCCACTTGCGCTCGGTGGCGCCGGTGGTCATGCCGTAGCGCTTCAGACGGGCGGCCTGGACGGGTTCGGTGACCTGGCCGGCGTTGCCGAAGTACTGGTTGAAGTTCTCCTCGCCGTGCAGGGTGGTGCCCCACGGGGTCGTGCCGCCGGCGCAGTTGTTGAGGGTGCCGAGCACCTTCGTGCCGGAGGGGTCGACCGAGGTCTTCAGCAGGGCGCTGCCCGCGGCCGGACCGGTCATCCGGAACTCGCTGGTGGCGGTCAGACGGCGGTTGAGGTGGTGGCGGCTCACCGCGGTCAGCTTGCCGCTGCGGTGGTCCTCCTGGACGACGACCACGGACAGGCCGTGCGCGGCCCAGGCGATCTCGACCTGCTCGCGGGTCGGGTTGGCCGGGTCGTACGCCTTGAACATGAGGTGCTCGTCGGTGTACTCGTGGTTGGCCACGAGCAGCTGCTGGCGCTCGTAGT of the Streptomyces sp. NBC_01294 genome contains:
- a CDS encoding PhoX family protein — translated: MRKLLPFIGNPHGSGRSALTCRYRCGDACFHEVPNTSDNEYVGDVIARAYSRRSMLRSAAVVTVATAAGTAVALSGPGQTASATPAGEADAARAGKNGEAARGLRFKSVAPNTDDKVTVPEGHDQNVVIRWGDPIVKGAPGFNPDKQTAAAQAGQFGYNNDFLSLLPLGGDYERQQLLVANHEYTDEHLMFKAYDPANPTREQVEIAWAAHGLSVVVVQEDHRSGKLTAVSRHHLNRRLTATSEFRMTGPAAGSALLKTSVDPSGTKVLGTLNNCAGGTTPWGTTLHGEENFNQYFGNAGQVTEPVQAARLKRYGMTTGATERKWERFDKRFDVAQEPNESHRHGWVVELDPYDVNSVPRKRTALGRFKHEAAQPRLTEDGRPVVYMGDDERFDYFYKFVSSKQMKKGNSRAAKEHNLTLLDEGTLYVAKLTGDSPAAELDGSGKLPTDGEFDGSGVWIKLATGNVSHVEGMTADEVYVFTRQAADKVGATKMDRPEDVEPSPRTGRVYVALTNNTDRGKPGKAEGATEANPRNLNKHGQILELAENFDDPAGDGFAWRLFLVAGDPNDPATYFAGFPKDKVSPISCPDNVAFDPHGNLWISTDGNQLGSHDGLFGVATAGERRGELKQFLTVPRGAETCGPVIQDKRVLVAVQHPGEIDGASVEKPQSVWPDGPGKIVRPAVVSVWRKDGKNIGV